The window ATGATGGAGATCCAGGACCAATAGTTATGTGGAAGGGATTACGTGCCCTATATGAACATATTAAGGCTCGCGAAATATTTCAAAATACATTTGGTCATACTTATGGGTAATGATATGGCCGCGGGACGTAGGAAGTGTGGAGTGAAGCCGAGAAGAAATAGAGAGTGCTTTGAAATTACAACTAATTATCCAACTTTACTTATATTTATTTTATTCCTATCCAGCTGTGCCAAACAAGAATATCATTATATCCCTCAACCCAAACAACTCGGTTTTATTGAAAAAACAGAGAATTTTGTTTTTGATCAAATGGATCAACATAAAATTGATGAATTTAAATTATTTTTGGAAGAATTTATAAACGCCCCCTTTTTACGCGTGAAATTTTATTACTCACCTAAAACACCAGTCGCGTTTAGACAAAAAATGCAACATCTACTTTTAAAAAACGGTCTTAAACCCAAAAAAATAGATTTTTATAAAGATGTTTATTTGCGTAGTTTTTTAAAAGTTGACCTTATTACTTATACAGCTATATTACCAATCTGTCCTGATTGGTCGAGCCCTATACCCAGCACCAAAGAAAATAAAAAGCTTAGTAATTTAGGCTGCACGCAACAAACAAATTTAGGGTTAATGCTTGAAGATCCTTATGATTTAAAGGAATCATCTTCTTTAACGCCAGGCATAGCTTCTGAAAAAATTGACGTCTTCAACGATAAAAAAATACAATCAAGGGAAATTGAAAATGTTTGGTCTGACTCAAAAAGCTTTACCAAATAAAGC of the Alphaproteobacteria bacterium genome contains:
- a CDS encoding CpaD family pilus assembly lipoprotein, with product MKPRRNRECFEITTNYPTLLIFILFLSSCAKQEYHYIPQPKQLGFIEKTENFVFDQMDQHKIDEFKLFLEEFINAPFLRVKFYYSPKTPVAFRQKMQHLLLKNGLKPKKIDFYKDVYLRSFLKVDLITYTAILPICPDWSSPIPSTKENKKLSNLGCTQQTNLGLMLEDPYDLKESSSLTPGIASEKIDVFNDKKIQSREIENVWSDSKSFTK